From one Bacteroides fragilis NCTC 9343 genomic stretch:
- a CDS encoding RDD family protein: MAESTIITGQFVRISQVPASLGERILARIIDYFLLFIYILATSYILGKLNIHAFSGSTFFLLFLFIYLPVLCYSLLCEVFNQGQSAGKKLMNIRVVKADGTTPSLSAYLLRWLLYGIDVTITGGLGVLVILLTKNSQRLGDLAAGTMVIKEKNYRKIQVSLDEFDYLTKGYHPSFPSAADLSLEQINVISKALELHHKDRTRHIAQLAPKVRALLSVDQTNINDEKFLQTVVRDYQYYALEEI, encoded by the coding sequence ATGGCAGAATCGACTATCATCACAGGACAATTCGTACGAATCAGTCAGGTACCCGCCAGCCTTGGCGAACGGATACTGGCTCGTATTATTGACTATTTTCTGCTGTTTATCTACATTCTTGCCACTTCTTATATATTGGGGAAACTCAATATACATGCTTTTTCCGGAAGTACGTTTTTCCTGTTGTTCCTGTTCATCTATCTGCCTGTACTATGTTACTCGTTACTTTGCGAAGTTTTTAACCAAGGACAGAGTGCCGGAAAGAAACTTATGAATATCCGTGTGGTAAAAGCAGACGGTACGACACCCAGCCTGAGCGCCTATCTGCTAAGGTGGTTGCTCTATGGGATAGACGTAACTATTACCGGAGGATTGGGCGTACTGGTCATACTATTGACCAAAAACAGCCAACGTTTGGGAGATCTGGCTGCCGGTACAATGGTAATTAAAGAAAAGAACTATCGCAAAATACAGGTAAGTCTTGACGAGTTCGATTATCTGACTAAAGGATATCATCCCAGTTTTCCATCAGCTGCCGACCTGTCTTTGGAACAAATAAACGTAATCAGTAAAGCATTAGAATTACATCATAAGGATCGGACAAGACATATCGCACAATTGGCACCCAAAGTTCGTGCCCTGCTATCTGTAGATCAAACAAATATAAACGATGAAAAATTTCTTCAGACCGTTGTAAGAGACTACCAATACTATGCATTAGAAGAAATTTAG
- a CDS encoding DUF4129 domain-containing protein — MTLQADTLVCDTARVAFWQSNPDYDYNRELMTPEIDIYGWLSMQLSKLLRAIFGSRFAEEYSGIILIIIAILILLLILWFLYKKRPELFMRSRRGPVNYSVHEDTIYGVDFDAEIRRAIDRKDYREAIRLLYLQTLKLLSDDGRIDWQLYKTPTEYIYEVKQEMLRTPFRNLTHGFLRVRYGNFPASESLFEELAALQTQIRKGGDV, encoded by the coding sequence ATGACGTTGCAAGCTGATACATTGGTCTGCGATACCGCAAGGGTTGCTTTTTGGCAATCCAATCCGGATTATGACTATAACCGTGAACTGATGACTCCTGAGATTGATATCTACGGGTGGCTCAGTATGCAGCTCTCCAAGTTACTTCGTGCCATTTTCGGAAGTCGTTTTGCTGAGGAGTATTCCGGCATTATCCTGATTATTATTGCTATTCTCATCCTGTTGCTGATCCTCTGGTTTCTTTATAAAAAGCGTCCCGAGCTTTTTATGCGTTCACGCAGAGGTCCTGTAAACTATAGTGTCCACGAAGATACCATTTACGGAGTCGATTTTGATGCAGAGATCAGGCGTGCCATAGACCGCAAGGATTACCGGGAGGCCATCCGTCTGCTTTATTTGCAGACCCTTAAACTGTTGAGCGATGACGGCCGGATAGATTGGCAACTTTATAAGACTCCTACAGAATATATTTATGAGGTAAAGCAGGAGATGCTTCGTACTCCTTTCAGGAATCTGACCCATGGTTTCTTACGGGTACGTTATGGTAATTTTCCCGCTTCCGAGTCTCTTTTTGAAGAGCTGGCAGCTCTGCAAACTCAAATCAGGAAGGGAGGGGATGTATGA
- a CDS encoding stage II sporulation protein M has product MKEVTFIRRNIEKWKETEKVVEQADKLTPDRLADAYTELTADLAFAQTHYPSSRITIYLNNLASALHNVIYRNKKEKWTRIFTFWTQEVPQTMYHARKELLVSVLIFLASVLVGIVSAANDDNFVRLILGNGYVDMTLDNIARGEPMAVYNGSEEVPMFLGITLNNIMVSFNVFAMGLLTSFGTGWLLFNNGVMLGAFQTFFFKHGLLGESMLAIWLHGTLEIWAIIVAGAAGLALGNGWLFPGTYSRKESFMRGAKKGLKIIVGTVPIFIMAGFIEGFITRHTELPDVLRLGIILLSLSFIIYYYIYLPNRKTHGITKT; this is encoded by the coding sequence ATGAAAGAGGTAACGTTTATACGTCGGAATATTGAGAAATGGAAAGAGACTGAGAAGGTGGTGGAGCAGGCAGATAAACTGACTCCTGACCGTCTTGCCGACGCTTATACGGAACTTACGGCAGATCTCGCGTTTGCACAAACTCATTATCCGTCTTCCCGCATTACTATTTATCTGAATAATCTGGCTTCGGCTCTTCATAATGTGATTTATCGCAATAAGAAGGAGAAATGGACCCGTATCTTTACTTTCTGGACGCAAGAGGTTCCGCAAACGATGTACCATGCTCGTAAAGAGTTGTTGGTTTCGGTCCTGATTTTTTTGGCCAGCGTATTGGTGGGCATTGTTTCAGCAGCGAATGATGATAACTTCGTCCGCCTGATTCTGGGCAACGGCTATGTGGATATGACACTCGATAACATAGCGCGTGGTGAGCCGATGGCTGTGTACAACGGTTCGGAAGAGGTACCTATGTTTCTGGGCATTACTTTAAATAATATCATGGTTTCTTTCAATGTCTTTGCAATGGGGTTGCTCACCAGCTTTGGAACAGGATGGTTACTGTTTAATAACGGAGTGATGCTCGGTGCTTTTCAGACCTTTTTCTTTAAACATGGTTTGTTGGGCGAATCCATGCTTGCGATCTGGTTGCATGGGACTTTGGAAATATGGGCCATTATCGTAGCCGGTGCTGCAGGGCTGGCTTTAGGAAACGGGTGGCTGTTTCCCGGAACTTATTCCCGTAAAGAGTCTTTTATGAGGGGAGCCAAGAAAGGGCTGAAAATTATAGTAGGTACAGTTCCTATCTTTATAATGGCCGGATTTATCGAAGGTTTTATCACGCGTCATACCGAATTACCCGATGTTTTGCGGTTGGGCATCATTCTATTGTCACTGTCATTTATTATCTATTACTATATTTATTTACCAAACAGAAAAACTCATGGAATCACAAAAACCTAA